TTGACTGGTCAGATCGCAAACACGACATCTGTCTGTACGACCCCGAGAGCGCACAGCGAGAATACAGCGTGATTGGCGCTCAACCGCAAGAGATTGCCAACTGGGTTGCGACCTTGCAACAGCGATACGGCAACAGCCCAATTGCCATCTGCCTGGAGCAAAAGCGAGGACCCCTGATTTACGCGCTGTGCCAGTACGACAACCTAGTGCTGTTTCCCATCAATCCGCGCACGGTTTCTAACTATCGACGAGCCTTTCAGCCCTCACGAGCAAAATCAGACCCCGTAGATGCCCAGATTTTGATTGAGCTGCTGCTCAAGCACCCAGACAAGATCCCCCCGTGGCAAGCCGCATCTTGTGAACTGCGAGCGTTGCGGCAGTGGAGTGAATCCCGCCGCATGCTGGTGGGAGAGAAGGTACGACTGACCAATCGCATCACCGCTGCTTTGAAGAACTTTTATCCTCAAGTGCTGGAGTGGTTTGAGGATAAAGATACTCAAGTGTTTTGTGACTTTATCACTCAATACCCTGACCTCCACTCTGCCCAAGCGGTTTCGGCTGAGGAATTGACTCTGTTCTTCCAGTCTCATCGAGTCATCCGCCGGAGCGCCATTGAGCGGCGCATTCACCAAATCCAAACCGCTGGCATCCCCCTGACAGAAGACCCAGGGATTGTTGAACCGATGCAATGGCTGGTGCAAACGCTGGTGATTCAGCTCAAGGCGCTGTTGCATCGACTCGATGAGTTAAATCAAACGATTGAGCAATTGTTTCAGTCTTTGCCAGATGCGGCGTTTTTCGATGCTTTACCCGGAGCAGGACCCCATCTTGCGCCCCGGCTACTGATTGCGTTTGGCGATGACCGCAGTCGCTTCGGCAGCGCCCAGGCGTTTATGAGCTATATCGGCATTGCACCCGTCAAAGAGGAGAGTGGCAAGAAACGTTGGACGCATTTGCGCTGGAGTTGTCCAAAGTTCTTGCGGCAGTCCTTTGTAGAGTGGGCTGACCAGTCGCGGCGGCACTCATCGTGGGCCAATGCGTTCTATCAGCAGCAGCGGCGATCCGGCAAAAGTCATCCCAAAGCGATTCGCGCTCTGGCGTATAAGTGGGGACGGATTCTCTGGCGCTGCTGGCAAGACCGAGTGCCCTATGACGAAGACCGCTATCTGGCGGCGCTCCAGCGGAAGAGGTCGCCGCTAGCGGCGATGCTAGTCCAAAGTCCGCTTGAGGGGATGACGAGTGCAGGAGGTGAGTGCGGTAATTCTAGGGTTCAAGTTACGCTAAAAGACACATGACAGTTCAACAAATGGAACGTATTTAGGAATGAAACATTTAATGCAATGTAGCCAACCTCGGGCTGGCTTATGGTTTGCTGCGTTTAGAGTCTGTGCATCAATTTACTCAGTACCTTTTCACGGTTGACTGTTGACTCCGTCTCCCTCAGGGCCTATGTTAGCCGACCGCGGGTTTGCTAACCATGACCTGCTGGAGTGGCTAAGCCAAAGTCGCTGGCACTATTGTTTACGCTTGCCCAGTGACGTAGTGGTGCAGGGTCCGCGCCGTCATCCTGTTAACTTTAGTTTGGACTAATGGTGAAGAGGAAGGCAGTCAATGAGAAGCACCGACTGCCGTAAGGTCAATGAAGTACAACCAACATTGACCCCATGATTTTCAACGAACTTCAGCAATTTCGCCAAACGTTGTATGCCAGCTTGGGAAACGCCAGAGATGCCCTGTTTGATCTGATGGATGCCGTGTTAGTGAGTGCGTGCATCGTGTCGTTTGTGAGGCTATCGCAGAGTCCTGTCTTTCGTCGCCAGTGGTCGAGCACCTATGAAGCGTTGCGCGATAGCCGCCTACCCCGATCAAAGGTGCTGAAGCTGTTGGTGCAGCAGATACCGACTCAGCAGCAACCGTTGTTGGCAGGTGATGCGAGTCGGTGGAACCGTCCTGCTGCCAGGCGTTTGAAAGACCGCACCTTATCAGGCAGAACAGGACATGCCCCGATAGCCGGACAAAACTACAGTACCTTAGCCTGGATTGCTGAAGACAGGGGCAGTTGGGCATTACCATTGCGGCATGAGCGCATCACCAGCTTTGAAACACCCGCCAGTAAAGCGGCATTCCAACTCAAACAAGTGACTCGGCAGTTAGCGGTGCGTCCGTTGGCGATCTACGACCGAGGGTACGGCAATGCCAGTTTTGTCAACCAAACGGCAGGGATTGAGGCAGACTTGCTGCTGCGGGTTACATCCAATCGATGTGTCTATGGCGCGCCCCCAGCGTATCGAGGGCGAGGCGCACCTGCCAAGCATGGACATAAGATGAAACTCAATGACCCTGACACTTGGAGTGTCCCGGTCGAAACCGTTGAAGTCGATGATCCCAACTGGGGACGAGTGCGGGTCAGTCGTTGGAGTGCATACCATTTCCGCAAATCCCCCAAACGGGCAATGGAAGTGTTGCGCGTGGAGGTGCTGGAGACACAGAGCAGCACGCGACGCTTGGCTCCTTTGTGGTTAGTTTGGCTGGGTGAGCAGATGCCTCCGTTAGAAACCCTGTGGTTGCACTACCTCCGTCGCTTTGCCATTGAACACTGGTATCGCTTTGCCAAGCAGAGGCTATATTGGACACATCCCCAGTTCAGTTCTGTATCGGCAACCGAACAGTGGAGCAGCCTGATGCCGTTGCTCAGTTGGCAGTTGTGGTTAGCGCGAAAGGACTGTACTGACCACCCCTTGCCCTGGCAGGCACCGCAAGAAACGTTGACTCCGGGTCGGGTCGCACAAGCGTTTGCAGGCATTTTGGCAGCGATCGCCCGCCTGCCGCGCCGCCTGACTGGTGAGGAACTGGTTCACCGTGTTGCGCCAGGTGGAGTCGGTGGCAGGCAGCAGCATTCCGTAGGGGTCGCAAGACAGCGGCTCTGGCGGCAGCAGCGTGTAGCCTGCCCTAGCCAAGGAACTGCTGGTTTGCAGTGCTTCGCCCAGCAGCAGCACGCCGTCGCCCGCAAACAGATCAATCGCGCCACTCCGCAGCGCCTGGAATCCTGCTGTACGAGCCGTATCGCCGCGCAACGTCACAATTTGCGCCGCTGGATAGCGCTGCCGAATCACCTGCTCGGTCACCGTGTCGCGCAGAACCCCGATCCTGGCTCCGGTCAGCGTACCCAGCGCGTTGAACTGTTCGGCGGTGTCGGCCGCGGCCAAAAGCTGTACCCCCGTCAGGAAAAAGGGCGCAGAAAACAGCACTCCCTCAATATCGGATCGCAGCGTGTTGGGCCCACACTCGATTTGTACAGTGCCTGCTTGCACCAGGCTAAAGCGGTTCGACACCTCGGCGGCGATGAGGTCGAGGCGGATCGGGCGGCCCAGTTGCGCCTGGAGTTGCTGGGTGAGGCCGTTGAGTAAATCGACGCAATAGCCCGACAGGTTCCCTGCGGCGTTGACCGTGCCGAAGGGCGGCGAGCCAGGTTGTACGGCGGCCCGCAGCACGCCCGATTCGGCGATCGCCCCCAGCACCGACCCGGGGCGATCGCCCGGTAAGCGGGTCGTCACCTCTGGCACAAAGGGAATCGGCGGCGGCCCGCCAAAGGCTTGTTCCAGTTGCTCCTGGGAGAGCGATCGCACCAGTCGCAAGTCCAGCGGCTCCTCGCTGATCGACTCGGCATAGGCGGCGCTCAGAAACATCTCATAGGCGGGCTGATTGTTCAAATGCCGCTGCAAGAAGGCCAGGCTCATCTCGCGCACATACTCCTGCCCCAGGCGCGGCGACGGCCCAGAGAGCAGCAGGCTCACGGTGTCTAGCGTCGCCCCAGAGGAGGGCGTGTTGTCGGCAAAGGTGTGGCTACTGGGAACCATGATGGCCAGATACTTTGCAGGCGTATTGAGCCAGAGAAAGGGATGAATCTGCTGCTGCACCGCTGAGGCGATGAAATCATTGCTGCCGCTCATCATCATCACGGGCACCTGGATTTGCCCCAGCCCTTCGGGCCCAAAGACGGGATGGGTCAGCGGACTGACGGCGATCGCCGCCTGGACTCGCGGGTCGCGCAGCATGTAGGTATAGGGCGGCAGGCGGCTGGCCCCACATTGCAGCACGAGCGACACATCCAGTCGCGCCTGCGGACGGGCACATTCCTGCTGAAACAGGTCGCCCGTGTTCAAGCTTGCGCCCGCCAACGCCAGCGCCGTGTAGCCGCCAAAGGAATGCCCCAGCACGGCGACTCGCTGCAAGTCCATACGTCCAGCCAGCCCTGGGTCGGTGTCTGCCATCTCGCCCAGGGTATCCAGCACATAGCTGACATCCAGCGGGCGATCGACAAATTCCACGGGTGTCACGGGGCTGGTCAGCACACCTGCCAGGGCGCTAGTGCGGCGGCTCTCGTCGCTGCCGATATGCTGCGGCAGAATAGCGACAAAGCCGTGGGACGCGAAGTGGTCGCCCAGGTAGGCAAAGGCTTCGGGCGTAGACCCCAGCCCGTGGGAAATGACGACGACGGGCGCGGGCTGGGGCAACCCGTCGGGCAGCCGCAGCAGTACGCGAAACGGACGAGGGATGCGATCGCCCAAGAGGGTGCGGCGATCGCGGCTAAACTCCAGCGTGCGCGAAATGACGCGGTAGGGGCCCAACTCCCCCGGATCGGGCAATCCGGTGATTGCGGGCAGGGGCGACGCAGCCGCCTCTTTTTCTGCTGCTTCGTTAATTGCCCGCACCACGGCATCTCGATAGTCGATCTGGGTGGAAAACTGCTGCCGCAGTTCAAGCAACTGCTGGGCACTCAGGCGGATACTGTAGGACGGATATTGCCGCAGCCAGCCGATGATAGACAGTCCCTCCGGCTCACTCGCCGCCAAAATCGCCGCTGCCCGAATCGCGGAAAAACCGTTTTGTCGCGTGTCGGTTCGCACGACTGCCCCCAGTCGCCGCAGGGTTTCCTCGCCCAAAGAGGAATAGAGCAACTGGGAAATCACCACCGGATCGACCTCAAACCGCCGCTGGAGAAACTGGCGCAGTTCCGCCATACCCGTTTCGCCCAAAAACCGCGAATAGAGCTTCAGCCCGCCCCGCACCTCGCCCGTGGTAGCGTAGGTTTCCAGGTCGTCCACCGCCAGGGAAATTTCAAAATTACCCAGGTTGACGATGACGCGCTCGGCGCTGTGGGCGGGGCGGGCAAACCAGGTCGATAGGCCCAGCGTCAGCCCGCAGGCCAGGGGCAATAGCTTGGTCTGGAGAAGGTTTCGGGGTCGCCATCTCCGCTGCCCCATGCTGAACTGTGCCGCCTGCCCCAGACTGGTGTGGTGTGCCATAGCCCTGCTGCTAAACCCTTGAGAAGCTGAGATGCCGCTGAAATGCTGCTGGTGAGATTCCGCACGATTCATCCGCACGCTGCCGAGAGCGTTTTCGTAGAATTTTTTGCGAAATTTCTGTGCAATCCAGAGCGTATCACACCCGGTTTCCTGCCTTTCCCTGCAAAGAAGAATGCAAAGAAAAATCGCCCGCCGCAAACCCCAGAGATTTACAAAACCTAACCAAGCGTTCGGAATAGATACAGAGAAAAGGGAACCACAAACGTTATGCTATGTCCTGAACGCTGCAAAAAGCCTCAGAACAGGGTGTTTTAGACGAGTTGTGGCTTGACCAGACGGCTCCTTTCTGGATTCTGGTTTACCCCACGCTAGACAAGGTTCACAACCTGTCTACCTCGCACCCCGGCGGCGATCGCCTGTAAGACCCAGCCACCTTCAACCGTGTTGCAAAGGAGAGTAGGATGATCCGTTTTAATTGGCGTAAGGCACTGGCTGCTTTATTGCTATCTGTTCTGCTGTTGTCTGGCGCTACGGCCTGTAGCAAAGTAGACAACTCGCCCTATGCCCAAGCGCAAAAAGAGTCTACCCAGCGCGGAGCCAGAGCCGTTGCCAAAGATGCCGAACAAGGCAGCAGCTTTAACAAGTTCTTCCCAAGTTCTGGTCAGGGCTATACCGTTGTCTTTTCTCAAGAGAAAAAAGGGTTTTCAGAAGCCAAGCTGAAGAAAGACGCAAAGGATATGGCGCTGCTGTCGATTTCTGACACCATTAGCCTGCCGACTGCCGCCAAAAAGTATGACAGCGCCACCGAAAAGTTGGCGGGCTATCCCGTCCTGGAAATTGGCAACACCCAGACTGGCATCCTCGTGGCAGATCGCTATCAGGTCAAGGCCCTCAGCCGCGATCCAGAATTCACCAAAGAAAATCGCCGCGCCTGGATTCAAAAATTTGACCTGATTGGCCTATCCAAGCTGAAGTAATGGAGCGCTGACCATGAGTAAACCGATTTATGAAATCGTGGATGATCTGCCCACTACCGGGTTGACCGTCCGCGCCCTCAAATCTCTAGACTTTGTGGTGCCGGGTCACTGGGAAAACCTGGTCGGCTTTGATAACACGATCAAAGCAGTGACAATGGAAACCGATCCCGCTATGATTCAGGCGATTGGCGAACGGGCTGTCCAGCTTTATAACGACAAGTCGCAGGGCTATCAAAAGGCGCTGTGGCTTTACAACACGGTGGACAGTGCCTCCAGTGCGCTGGGGGCGGCGGCGCTGGCGAATCGCGTTGGGCAGGATATTTCCTTTTTGGGACTGCTCAAGCACCTCGCGCCCAAGCCAGAACAGGCACAGAGCGTTGACCTGGCCGTGAAGCTGGTGACGGAGGTGGTCGCCTTTTGCCAGATCAACGGCATTCCGGGTGACAGCCTAGGCGACTTTTTGGCGGCTCTGGGTGACTATGGTGGTGAGGCGCTGCTGCGGATGGCGGCGCTGGTGTCGTTTGATGGGTTAGTGCCCTTGGGGCCCAACTTTATCCAGAAGGTGGGGACCTATCTCAACGGACTCTCACCGAAGGATTTGGAGCAAAACCAGACCTTTAAGGGTGTG
The Thermoleptolyngbya sichuanensis A183 DNA segment above includes these coding regions:
- a CDS encoding transposase; this translates as MLADRGFANHDLLEWLSQSRWHYCLRLPSDVVVQGPRRHPVNFSLD
- a CDS encoding IS110 family RNA-guided transposase — translated: MERTFVAYIGIDWSDRKHDICLYDPESAQREYSVIGAQPQEIANWVATLQQRYGNSPIAICLEQKRGPLIYALCQYDNLVLFPINPRTVSNYRRAFQPSRAKSDPVDAQILIELLLKHPDKIPPWQAASCELRALRQWSESRRMLVGEKVRLTNRITAALKNFYPQVLEWFEDKDTQVFCDFITQYPDLHSAQAVSAEELTLFFQSHRVIRRSAIERRIHQIQTAGIPLTEDPGIVEPMQWLVQTLVIQLKALLHRLDELNQTIEQLFQSLPDAAFFDALPGAGPHLAPRLLIAFGDDRSRFGSAQAFMSYIGIAPVKEESGKKRWTHLRWSCPKFLRQSFVEWADQSRRHSSWANAFYQQQRRSGKSHPKAIRALAYKWGRILWRCWQDRVPYDEDRYLAALQRKRSPLAAMLVQSPLEGMTSAGGECGNSRVQVTLKDT
- a CDS encoding alpha/beta fold hydrolase — encoded protein: MNRAESHQQHFSGISASQGFSSRAMAHHTSLGQAAQFSMGQRRWRPRNLLQTKLLPLACGLTLGLSTWFARPAHSAERVIVNLGNFEISLAVDDLETYATTGEVRGGLKLYSRFLGETGMAELRQFLQRRFEVDPVVISQLLYSSLGEETLRRLGAVVRTDTRQNGFSAIRAAAILAASEPEGLSIIGWLRQYPSYSIRLSAQQLLELRQQFSTQIDYRDAVVRAINEAAEKEAAASPLPAITGLPDPGELGPYRVISRTLEFSRDRRTLLGDRIPRPFRVLLRLPDGLPQPAPVVVISHGLGSTPEAFAYLGDHFASHGFVAILPQHIGSDESRRTSALAGVLTSPVTPVEFVDRPLDVSYVLDTLGEMADTDPGLAGRMDLQRVAVLGHSFGGYTALALAGASLNTGDLFQQECARPQARLDVSLVLQCGASRLPPYTYMLRDPRVQAAIAVSPLTHPVFGPEGLGQIQVPVMMMSGSNDFIASAVQQQIHPFLWLNTPAKYLAIMVPSSHTFADNTPSSGATLDTVSLLLSGPSPRLGQEYVREMSLAFLQRHLNNQPAYEMFLSAAYAESISEEPLDLRLVRSLSQEQLEQAFGGPPPIPFVPEVTTRLPGDRPGSVLGAIAESGVLRAAVQPGSPPFGTVNAAGNLSGYCVDLLNGLTQQLQAQLGRPIRLDLIAAEVSNRFSLVQAGTVQIECGPNTLRSDIEGVLFSAPFFLTGVQLLAAADTAEQFNALGTLTGARIGVLRDTVTEQVIRQRYPAAQIVTLRGDTARTAGFQALRSGAIDLFAGDGVLLLGEALQTSSSLARAGYTLLPPEPLSCDPYGMLLPATDSTWRNTVNQFLTSQAARQAGDRCQNACKRLCDPTRSQRFLRCLPGQGVVSTVLSR